Genomic segment of Populus nigra chromosome 6, ddPopNigr1.1, whole genome shotgun sequence:
AGTCCCTGCAGCCAAAAGCAAGAGATGAACGTTAGCTTCCAAATGTAATGACCAATCCATCatataatcaaatttatatGTGGAGTGGCAGTCCTTGACAAGCGTGTATGCAGCAGTGATTGTAACCTTTCTAAGCACTACTAGAATGATTAAAAATGCCTGTAACAGATCTAATAGAAATCAAGCTGTGATACTTCAAATTCATGCCCAGTTTAATGTGACTGCACATCATCATAATTGAAAAATGGCTAAAGCAACCACCAAACATAGAGCATCTTCACAGCATTAAACTGGTTTAGTTTTCAGAAGGACAATGCTGCTGtagcaaataatataaatggTAGAAGGAGAACATCCAGGCATTCTTTGTAAATGACATAATGATCCTTCCTCCAATaaacttcaatttgaaaaatgtCAAAGTGAGCCTGAGCACAAAAAGGATGGTTTAAACGATGCAATGCAGAACCAAAATCTAGAATACGAATATCCAATGAGCCGTTGAAGGAAAGAGGTTCTTGATTTTGGAGCACATGACAATGTTGAATTCACAGCACAGATTGAGCATACATGACACATCAAGGCATATTGCCTGAAAAAACAAGCGTAGATTCATTAAACATGAAAATTATTAAGTATTAGGCTTGTGTGAGACGTATTACTTACCAGTATTTAATCAATCCATCCCAGCCACAAGTGGCCACTTTACTTTGCTCCAGCGGATGCCACTCAGCCCCAATGCAGACTCCCTCGTGACATTTGAGGGTCCTGAAAACTTTACAACTCTTCCAGTCCCAAAACCAGCATTTACCCTCACCATCTCCTGACATAACAAATCTTCCATCTGGTGAGAAATTGACTTGACAAGCATAACCAGCCACAATGTGACCAGCGAACCTCTTCTTCTTATTCAACTGGAATCTTTCCCTAGTACTATAAATAAGAATCTGGTTATCCAAACTCTGCGCAGCAAGCCAATTCATATTGGGATGAAGAGAGATCGATGGCATAGAATGCATGTGAGGCTCACTAATATACTTAATAACAACAGGGATCCCAAATTCCCATACACGGAGTGATTTATCATCACTTGAAGTAACAAATCTCCTGTTATTATCCACAAATGTGATGGTATTCACTGCCCCCAAATGCTGGTCATACTCCTGAGTAATCTGCCCCGTGTTCATATCCCACTGCACAATCTTCTTATCACTCATACCCGCCAACAATATATTCTGCTTATCATCATCAGGATTGAGCTTAACAACATATGGAATCTTCCCAGTCGAAAACGAAGAGATAACCTGGCCCGTTTCTGTGTCCCAGTACTTAATATTCTTATCATAACCAGCAGTTAAGAACTTGGAGCCATCGTTACAAAATGAAATATCCCTGACAGCCTTAGAATGACCCATATAAGTTCTCATACACTTTCCCGAATTAAACACGTCCCATATCTTCACCTTCGTATCCATACCCGCAGAAAGTATCAAATGGCCATGTTTAGGGAAAAACCTTATAGCAGAAACTCCTTTAGTATGGCCACTCCATGTATGCACCAATCTCTTGGGTATATAACAATGGTCATTACTAGCTTTAGCATCTTTAGGTGGCGCAATCCACGACCTCCCTTGATAATCCCTCTCTTCTTTACCATGAAAAGTAGTCTTATCAGCAACGAGCTCACCTTTTTCACCACCAGctttctcctccttcttcctcGCGTGCTCTTCCGCATATTTTTTCTGCTCTTCAGTCAACTCAGTTTGTAATCCCTCCTTCTTACCAGCCCATGGGCTCTTCCTATTCTTCATCAACCACGCATCCGTAGCCGGATTCTCAACCTCTTCCTTGTCCATTCCATCATCGTCATCCTCAGCAGCTTCCGTTTTCTTCTCAATCTTTCGCTTCTTTTGTTCATGTTGCggaatattataaacagaaatcccattatttttttctaaaacatccAAATCACCAATATAATTATTACCTGCAGAAGCAGAGGGGTCAGCCGCGTAGCCATACTTGTGGAAAGTGTTGTACTGCTCGTCGAAGACGAAGGAATCAATGGCGGCGTCCTCGACGAAGCCGAGCTTGTGGTTGCGCATGCCCTGGGCAATGCCGTCCTTGGCGTAGGGATGGGCGGGGCCTAAAACCGGAGCCCACATCTGGTCGTAGGTAGGGTTGAAAGCGACGACGTGCTGGACGGGGTCGATAGGTTTAGAGAGCATTTGATTGGCCACTGTTAGGGCTAGCATGGTGTCGTCGACTTTGGGAGCGGCGGATTTGGAAGGGAGGAGACGTGGAGGGGATGAATCCGGAGAGGAATTAGGGTTTTGGTCTAATTCTCCGTCGTTTTGGTAGTTTTGAAGAAGATCCATTGTTAGGATCCAAGACTGGAGGGAGGAGCTTTTACTTTTCTGGAAACGCGAAGGGAAAATTAAAATAGTGAAAAGaaattgctgctgctgctgctgttgctgtcTCGTGTTTTTGTGCGGGCTGAGGAATTTGAATTCGCTGTTCAAAACGTTGcgtttatgatttgttttaaactACATACAGACCCTCCAACTACTACTAGTGTTTCAATTTGGTACCCTAACCTACGATTAAAGCTATTGATCTATCTTGGTTGATTAAATGTAATTAAGCTATCAAAACTTATCCCTGATGTTATTGactggatttaaaaaaattataattttcattttatactaacataaatttttaaattgaataaaaaaaataaactactcTCGTGTATGATATAATAAATGCTCAaacaataaacataaattttttctcttctaaacatgatttttcttttttaaaatatcattttctttctctccCATATTTATCTGAATCTAAATCAAAACCAGTATCTAGtgtttttaatcgatttttctCTTCTAGCAGTtggaatttctttcttttcttaaaaagcAAGTagatttatctaaaaaaactttaaattgaaGCTTATAAagaactctaatttttttaatatctgtCATTTTATTGGTGGAAGGAAATCAATTCCAagcaaaacatataaatactcAATATTACTCTTTGATGTATTGTAATCTGTTCAGATTCTTCCTTTTTGtagtttaatattataaatcttCTCTCTGTTTCTTGTAGTCTATATCTTAtgtcattttttagtttttcacaTGAGGATTCCAATGAGTTTTGTATTCAGGTCATTTTTGtagttgtgatttaaaaaaattattttataaaaatattttttattaaggttggtttgatatttatatatgtttggttaaaactgtggttaaaattaagatcgaacaaaaagtagtttaatgtgt
This window contains:
- the LOC133697758 gene encoding uncharacterized protein LOC133697758 isoform X3, which encodes MATRLTPLLLQKRKIEKKTEAAEDDDDGMDKEEVENPATDAWLMKNRKSPWAGKKEGLQTELTEEQKKYAEEHARKKEEKAGGEKGELVADKTTFHGKEERDYQGRSWIAPPKDAKASNDHCYIPKRLVHTWSGHTKGVSAIRFFPKHGHLILSAGMDTKVKIWDVFNSGKCMRTYMGHSKAVRDISFCNDGSKFLTAGYDKNIKYWDTETGQVISSFSTGKIPYVVKLNPDDDKQNILLAGMSDKKIVQWDMNTGQITQEYDQHLGAVNTITFVDNNRRFVTSSDDKSLRVWEFGIPVVIKYISEPHMHSMPSISLHPNMNWLAAQSLDNQILIYSTRERFQLNKKKRFAGHIVAGYACQVNFSPDGRFVMSGDGEGKCWFWDWKSCKVFRTLKCHEGVCIGAEWHPLEQSKVATCGWDGLIKYWQYALMCHVCSICAVNSTLSCAPKSRTSFLQRLIGYSYSRFWFCIASFKPSFLCSGSL
- the LOC133697758 gene encoding uncharacterized protein LOC133697758 isoform X2; the protein is MDLLQNYQNDGELDQNPNSSPDSSPPRLLPSKSAAPKVDDTMLALTVANQMLSKPIDPVQHVVAFNPTYDQMWAPVLGPAHPYAKDGIAQGMRNHKLGFVEDAAIDSFVFDEQYNTFHKYGYAADPSASAGNNYIGDLDVLEKNNGISVYNIPQHEQKKRKIEKKTEAAEDDDDGMDKEEVENPATDAWLMKNRKSPWAGKKEGLQTELTEEQKKYAEEHARKKEEKAGGEKGELVADKTTFHGKEERDYQGRSWIAPPKDAKASNDHCYIPKRLVHTWSGHTKGVSAIRFFPKHGHLILSAGMDTKVKIWDVFNSGKCMRTYMGHSKAVRDISFCNDGSKFLTAGYDKNIKYWDTETGQVISSFSTGKIPYVVKLNPDDDKQNILLAGMSDKKIVQWDMNTGQITQEYDQHLGAVNTITFVDNNRRFVTSSDDKSLRVWEFGIPVVIKYISEPHMHSMPSISLHPNMNWLAAQSLDNQILIYSTRERFQLNKKKRFAGHIVAGYACQVNFSPDGRFVMSGDGEGKCWFWDWKSCKVFRTLKCHEGVCIGAEWHPLEQSKVATCGWDGLIKYW
- the LOC133697758 gene encoding uncharacterized protein LOC133697758 isoform X1 — its product is MDLLQNYQNDGELDQNPNSSPDSSPPRLLPSKSAAPKVDDTMLALTVANQMLSKPIDPVQHVVAFNPTYDQMWAPVLGPAHPYAKDGIAQGMRNHKLGFVEDAAIDSFVFDEQYNTFHKYGYAADPSASAGNNYIGDLDVLEKNNGISVYNIPQHEQKKRKIEKKTEAAEDDDDGMDKEEVENPATDAWLMKNRKSPWAGKKEGLQTELTEEQKKYAEEHARKKEEKAGGEKGELVADKTTFHGKEERDYQGRSWIAPPKDAKASNDHCYIPKRLVHTWSGHTKGVSAIRFFPKHGHLILSAGMDTKVKIWDVFNSGKCMRTYMGHSKAVRDISFCNDGSKFLTAGYDKNIKYWDTETGQVISSFSTGKIPYVVKLNPDDDKQNILLAGMSDKKIVQWDMNTGQITQEYDQHLGAVNTITFVDNNRRFVTSSDDKSLRVWEFGIPVVIKYISEPHMHSMPSISLHPNMNWLAAQSLDNQILIYSTRERFQLNKKKRFAGHIVAGYACQVNFSPDGRFVMSGDGEGKCWFWDWKSCKVFRTLKCHEGVCIGAEWHPLEQSKVATCGWDGLIKYWQYALMCHVCSICAVNSTLSCAPKSRTSFLQRLIGYSYSRFWFCIASFKPSFLCSGSL